Proteins found in one candidate division WOR-3 bacterium genomic segment:
- a CDS encoding patatin-like phospholipase family protein: MLRRSKLGLVLGGGAGRGVAHLGVIKCLEEENIRPNIIFGTSIGALIGGVYATGLNIQELLNKAKECVNSEEFKSLGFEFFKEHPEGLSFKRLASYLRERLALARMAIQPYILKREPLERVIAKILPDIKIEDLKIKFGCTTLDVVSGRVIYIHKGPLREAVLKSILISGVFPPWEERNEILVDAGPTAKVPVDGCRALGADRVIAVNLGSKLTKYDKVGSALSLIFRVDEIAKFHYNKIQAEKADVLIEPKVESIHWADFTKIDFGIRVGYLATKEKLPEIRRLVKPSFYSFLRRSFQVAR; the protein is encoded by the coding sequence GTGCTAAGGAGAAGTAAATTAGGTTTAGTTCTGGGTGGTGGAGCAGGAAGAGGTGTTGCACATCTTGGAGTTATAAAGTGCCTTGAAGAAGAAAATATAAGGCCAAATATTATATTTGGCACTTCTATTGGAGCGTTGATAGGTGGTGTTTACGCGACAGGATTAAACATTCAAGAATTACTTAATAAAGCTAAGGAATGTGTAAATTCTGAAGAGTTCAAAAGTTTAGGCTTTGAATTTTTTAAGGAGCATCCAGAAGGGTTGAGTTTCAAGAGATTAGCTTCTTATTTACGTGAAAGATTAGCTTTAGCAAGGATGGCTATTCAACCGTATATTCTCAAAAGAGAACCTCTTGAAAGAGTAATTGCTAAGATCTTGCCTGATATAAAAATTGAAGATTTAAAAATAAAGTTTGGATGCACAACACTTGATGTGGTTTCTGGGAGGGTTATTTACATTCATAAGGGTCCTCTTAGGGAAGCCGTATTAAAATCTATTTTAATTTCAGGAGTTTTCCCGCCCTGGGAAGAAAGAAATGAGATTCTGGTTGATGCAGGTCCAACTGCAAAAGTTCCAGTAGATGGATGCAGAGCTCTTGGAGCAGATAGGGTTATAGCTGTAAATTTAGGTTCAAAACTTACAAAATATGATAAGGTTGGGTCAGCCCTTTCCTTAATTTTCAGGGTGGATGAGATTGCTAAGTTCCATTACAATAAAATTCAAGCTGAAAAAGCTGATGTTTTAATTGAGCCGAAAGTTGAGTCTATTCACTGGGCAGATTTTACTAAGATTGATTTTGGAATAAGAGTTGGCTATCTGGCTACTAAAGAAAAATTACCAGAGATAAGAAGACTTGTGAAGCCCTCTTTTTATTCTTTTTTAAGAAGAAGTTTTCAGGTCGCTAGATAA